The stretch of DNA GCGAGGTTAGCCCGCTTTGGAGGCTGGATCGTCAATCTAGCGCAGAACAAAGTCGAGTGGTCCGATCAGGTTGCAGCTATTCATGAAATGCCAAAAGGGTATTCTCCCAGTGTCGAAGAAGGAATTAATTTCTACGCACCTCAGTGGCACGGAAAAATCCAGGATGTCTTCGGGGCGTGCATCGAGCATGGCACACCCTATGACGAGGAAATGCAGATTGTCACTGCGAAGGGGAAACACGTATGGGTCCGAACCACAGGTGAAGCGGTCCGAGATGAAGAAGGCAGGATTATCGGGGCCCAAGGAGCCTTCCAAGACATATCTGAACAAAAGCAGAACGAGCTTGCCCTCATTCAGGCTAAAGAGGATGCTGAGGGGGCAAACAAGGCCAAAAGCGCCTTTCTGGCCAACATGAGCCATGAAATCCGCACCCCATTGAACGGCATCATGGCCATGATGCAGCTGCTGGAGATGAGCACGCTCACTGCCGAACAGAATCAATTCGTTTCCATGGCAATCAATTCGGCTGACAGGTTGACCCGATTGCTGTCGGATCTGCTCGATATTTCCCGCATCGAGGCCGGTAAAATGACTCTTCATGAAGACGAAATCAAACTGCCGGACCTCTGCCAGTCGGTTCTTGAACTTTTCCTCATTCCTGCACGAAACAAAGGACTTCGTTTGGAGCAGTCCATCGATCCTACTTGTCCAGCCACGCTGCTGGGTGATGAATCGCGATTACGCCAGATTCTTTTCAATCTCGTTGGCAACGCGGTAAAATTCACAGACAGAGGTGAGGTCAAGCTTGAATTGACCCCGCTAGCTTCCCAAAAAGGATTCGTTCATTTGCTCTTTAGTGTGTTCGACACGGGCATAGGCATCCCGGCCGAACATCTCGACGAACTCTTCCAGCCCTTCTCCCAGGTCGAAAACTCCTACACGCGCAAATTCCAGGGCGCGGGCCTAGGCTTGTCCATCGTGCGCCGGATCGTGGACATTATGGGGGGCCACATCACCATGGACAGCATGCCCGGAGAAGGCACCGCGGTTCACGTGATGCTTCCGTTCAAGCTACCCGAAGACAGTGAACCGCGACAAAATGAAGACATCGTGCGAAAGGACGGTCATGGCCGGACACTGCGCGTGCTGCTGGCCGAGGACGATTCGTCCAACGTCTTCGCCATAAGGTCCCTGCTGGAAAAATGCGGCCATGCTGTGACCGTGGCCGAAAATGGCAGGCAGGCCCTTGAACTGCTTGCAAAGAATGCTATCGACGTGATTCTCATGGATGTCCAGATGTCGGTCATGGACGGCATCGAGGCCACGAAGGCGATCAGATCCTCCGTCGAGTTGGGGCCCAAGAAAGACATCCCCGTCATCGCCCTGACGGCCTACGCCATGAGCGGCGACAGGGAGAAATTCCTGGCTGCGGGAATGAATGGGTATCTGGGCAAGCCGGTCAAGCTGGACTCCCTCGTTGAAGCGCTCAGGATGCACACCTGCCGCCAGCCCGAGAACGATGCGCATCAACCGGCCCACCGGAGGCCGCCGCCCGGTGAGGTATGAAAGACATCTCACGGAGTCCTGCAATGGACACGCAAACGGTCATGATCAGATGGCCCCTGGCAACGCTCTTCCTTGCCGCTTCGGCCGTGCTCGCAGCCTTGGGATTCTGGGCCTTCCGGCATCAGGTCGCCGCCATACGCGCGGACCGACAGAGCGAGCTCAGGACGGTCGCGAACCTGAAGATCGGACAGATATCGACGTGGCGTCGTGAGAGAATCGGAGACGCCGCCACGAATACCTCCGGCCCCCTCCGCGAAACCCTGCTCCGGGCCGTCGCAGGCCACGAGGAAGACCATTCCGGCCTGCTCTCACACTGGCGGAGCCTGCGCGAAGTGTACGGCTACGAGAACATCCTGCTTTTCAACGAGGACAGACGGCTGATCCTTGGTCTCGACGACACCGACATGGAGCCCGAACTCCTGCAACTTGTCCGTGACGCCGCATCCGCAGGCAAGGCCTTGTTCGGCGACTTCTTTCCGTGCTCACGGACCGGTAGAATCCACCTTGACGTCGCAGCCCCCTTCTTCGGCGATGACGGCGCTTCGGGCGGGGTGCTCGTGCTGCGTTGCGACCCGAATACGTTCCTCTTCCCCCTCATCCAGACATGGCCCACACCCAGAACCACGGCAGAGACGCTTCTGGTCAGGAAGGACGGTGAGCAAGTCCTCTACCTGAACACATTGTTGCTCAGCCCGGCGCCACCGATGACCATTCGCATCCCACTGACACGGGCGGACGCTCCCGCAGCCCGGGCCGTTGCCGGAGAAACGTACGTGTCCTCGCAAGGAAAGGATTACAGGGGGGCGGAGGTCGTCGCCGAGATCATGCCGGTACCGGACACGCAATGGTTCATGGTGGCCAAGATCGACGTGGCGGAAATCGTGGCGGCGGCCCGCTCTTCCCAGACATTCATCGCCACGGCCACGTCCCTGGGCATCGCCTGCTTCGCCCTCCTGCTGCTCATCATCGCGCAGGGCAGAAAGAGGGTTCTCCTGAACAGCCTCTACAAGTCGGAAAAGCAGCTCGCACGATCGCGGACCGTCATGGCCGCCAGCAACGACAGCGCGTACGTCATCGACCCCTCATCGCTGCGCCTCCTCGATGTCAACGACACGGCCTGCCGCGTGCTCGGCTACGGCCTCGCGGAGTTCCTCGGCATGACGCTCGGACAACTCGATCCGGCCCCTTCGGAAAATTGGGACATGCGCATTCGGGAAATCCGTGAATCGGGGACGACCCTCGTCGAAGCCACCCATCAACGCAAGGACGGCACCTGCCTGCCGGTGGAAATTGGGATGCGCTATGTGCCATCTGAACATGGTGACTTTCTTGTCGCCACAGCAAGGGACATCACGGAACGAAAGCGTCAGGACCGCGTCGAGCGCCAGCGCAGGATGAGAACGCAGGCCCTGGTCGAACTTTTCGAACAGATTGAACGTCCGGCCGAAGACATTGTAGGGGCTTCCGTCAACACGCTGGTGAGGATCACGGACAGCAGGCTGGGCTTTCTCGGATTCGTCGACGACGCTGAAACCACCATGTCCACGCAGCTCTGGTCCGAGCACGCCATGGAAAGCTGCGCAGTAGAGGGCAGACCCGTGGATTTCAGCATCCCCGACGGCGGCCTCTGGACAACTGCAATCCATGAAAAGCGGGCGGTGACGGTCAATGACTACTCCACCTTCCACCCCCGTAAGAAAGGCTGCCCAGGAGGGCACGTGGAGCTGACCCGGCTGATGACCGTCCCGCTGATCCGCAACGGCCGGGTCGCCATGGTGGCGGGACTGGCGAACAAAAACGAGGACTACACGGAGCAGGACCAGCGGGAGACCGCGCTCTTTCTCGAAAGCCTCTGGGGCATCCTGACCCGGAAGCAGGCGGAAGAGGCCTTGAAGCTCAGCGAAGACCGCTGGCGGCGGACCATCAACCTCGCCCCCTTCCCGATCATGGTGCACGCCGAGGACGGGGAGGTCATCAGCGTCAACCAGGCCTGGGAAAAACTGACGGGTTACGACCGCGGGCAAATCCCTTCCGTCGCGGACTGGACGCGGCTCGCCTATGGGAACGGCGCCCCGAATGTCGCTATGGTCATCGACGCTCTATACTCCATCCTGGAGCCCAAGCAGGAAGGTCAGTTCGTCATAACCGCCGCCGACGGCAAGCAGTTGGTCTGGGATTTCGCCTCGGCTCCGCTTGGAAGCCTGGAGGACGGGCGCCGGACAGTCATCAGCATGGCCCACGACATCACGGAGCTCAAAGATACTCAGCGTCAGCTCGAGACGTCCCACGCGCATCTCGAAGCGGTCATGAACAATCTGGACGCGGTGGTTTATGTGGCCGACATGCAGACGTACGAGCTTCTTTTCCTGAACAACTACGGCAGCACGAGGCTGCAAAAATTTTCTCCGGGCATGAAATGTTTCGAGGTGCTGCAGCAGGGTCAGCAATCACCATGCCCGTTCTGCACGAACGACCATCTCCTGGACGCGGCAGGGCGTCCTGCGGGCGTTTATCAGTGGGAATTCCAGAACACCCTGACGAAACGTTGGTTCGACTGCCGCGACCAGGCGATTCGCTGGCGTGATGACAGGCTTGTGCGCCTGGAAATCGCCGTGGACATCACCGACCGCAAGAAGCAAGAGGAAGAACTGAACGCCCTGGCCCGGGACCTGTTGCGCTCCAACCAGGAGCTGGAGCAGTTTGCCTACGTGGCCTCCCACGACCTGCAGGAACCCCTGCGCATGGTCTCCAGCTACACGCAGCTCCTGGCCGACCGCTATGAGGACCGCCTCGACCAGGACGCACGGGATTTTATCGGCTACGCCGTGGACGGCGCCAACCGCATGCAGCGCCTCATTCAGGATCTGCTCGCCTACTCCCGTGTCACCACCCGTGGTGGAGAGATGATCGAAGTCGACATGCACGAGGTGCTGGCGGAGGCACTGCGGAATCTTCATGCGGCAGTCGTTGAATCGGGAGCCCTGGTCTCAACGGACGAGTTGCCCTCCGTTCTCGGCGACCGGCCACAACTCGTTCAGCTCATGCAGAATCTCCTCTCAAACGCATTGAAATTCCGGATTGCGGAGCGCCCGCCCCGAATTCATGTAGAGGCGTTTGAATGCCAGAACGCCGAAGGCTTCTGGACTTTCTCGGTCAGCGACAACGGGATCGGCATCGAGGAGAGATTCTTCAGCAAGATATTCGTCATCTTTCAGCGCCTGCACGGACGCCAGGAGTACCCCGGCACCGGGATCGGCCTGGCCCTGTGCAAATGCATCATCGAGCGCCATGGAGGAGAAATCTGGGTCCAGTCGACTCCCGGCAAGGGCTCCACGTTTCTCTTCACCCTCCCGCGCATCACGCAAACAACAGGAGAGAGCCCATGAAAAGCATGCACGTTCACCCGATCGCCATCCTGCTCGTCGAAGACAACGAGGGAGACGCCCGACTGGCCATGGAAGCCATGCGGGAAAGCAAGATCCGCAACACCCTGCACCACGTCAGGGACGGCGAGGAGGCCATGGCCTTCCTGCGCCGGGAGGGGAAATTCGCGGACGCGCCCCGGCCGGACCTTGTACTCCTGGACCTCAACCTTCCCAGGAAGGACGGACGCGAAGTCCTTGCGGAGATCAAAGCGGACGACGCCCTCAAACGCGTTCCGGTGGTCATCCTGACTGTCAGCAGCGACGAGGAGGACATTTTCAAGGCCTACGGCCTCCACGCCAACTGCTTCATCACCAAGCCCCTGGACTTTCAGCAGTTCGTCAAGGTGGTTAAATCCATCGAGGACTTCTGGCTGAGCATCGTCAAACTGCCCGACGGAATCAAACCCCGATAGGCACTCCTCGGAGGTAACATCATGAGAGACCTGGCAGTCCGTGTCCTGCTGGTGGAGGACAACCCCGGCGACGCCCGCCTGATTTCCGAACTCGCCCGAGGCACGTTGGCCCTGCGTTTCGAATTTGCGGAAACGCTATCCTCCTGCCTCGGGCAGATATCCTCCCGCAACGTGGACATCGTCCTGCTCGATCTCGGCCTCCCCGACAGCCAGGGGCTGGAAACACTGCGTGCGGTGATTAACGCGGACATTTCACTGCCTGTGGTTGTCCTGACGGGGTTAGACGATGACACCACCGGCAAGGAAGCCATCCGCGAAGGTGCCCAGGATTACCTGATCAAGGGAAAAACCGACGAGGAAAGACTGCTTCGGGCCATCAGATATGCCGTAGAGCGCAAGCATACGTTCATGAACCTACATGGAGCCATGGCCGAACTGTCAGCGATTTACGAAAGCGCCCCCGCCGCAATGATGATCTTCGACAGGGACATGCGCATCATCAAAGTCAATCAGGAGGCCGCCCTGCTGGTTGGCGGATCGACCGCTGGCATGCTGGGCAAAAAATGCGGAGACGCCCTGCTCTGCCGCAACAGCCTCGACGCCCCGGGGGGCTGCGGGACCGGAAAGGGGTGCAGTTCCTGCACTCTGCAGCAGGCCCTTTGCGGCACCTTTGCCGATGGCAGAAGCAGACACGGCATTGAACACTGGCTAAACATCGCTCAGGACATGGCCGGCGAATGCTGCCTCCTTATCAGCACAGCAATGTTACGGAACGTGAAGGAACCCATGGTCCTGGTCTGCGCGCAGGACATCTCCGCCCAGAAAAACATCGAAAGAAAACTTATCCAGTCCAAGGAGGAAGCAGAGGCAGCCAACAAGGCCAAGAGCGTATTCCTGGCGAACATGAGCCATGAGATCCGCACGCCGCTGAATGGTATCATGGCCATGATGCAGCTGCTGGAGATGACCGAGCTCAATGTTGAGCAGAAGCAGTACGTGTCCATGGCCATCATGTCCTCGGACCGCCTCGCCCGTCTGCTGACCGACCTGCTCGACCTGTCACGCATAGAGGCCGGCAAGATGACCTTGCGCGAAGAAAAATTCGACACGAAAGGATTGTGCGACTCCGTTTTCGAGCTCCTCCTCGTCGCGGCCCGAAGCAAGGGAATTCTGATGGAAAGCTTCATCGACCCGAGCGTGCCTGCCAGTCTGCTTGGCGACGAGTTGCGCCTGCGCCAGATCCTCTTCAATATCGTCGGCAACGCCGTGAAGTTCACTGAGAAAGGCTCCGTCAGGCTGGAAATGACGCCCATCAAGATTCGTGAGGGGATCGTACATATGCTTGTCAGCGTGGCCGACACAGGCATTGGGATTCCTCCCGAGCGGCTGGACGAACTCTTCCAGCCCTTTTCCCAGGTCGAAAACTCCTACACCCGAAGGTTTCAGGGCGCCGGGCTGGGCCTGGCCATCGTACGTCGGCTCGTGGAGCTCATGGGCGGACACATCACCATGGACAGCATACCCGGCGAGGGGACAACCGTGCATATCGTCCTGCCCTTCCGCCTGCCATCGGAACGTGCCAGCACCGAACACCTGGCCGTTTCGGCGCCGGAATTTACCAGCCAACCCCTGCGCATCCTGCTGGCCGAGGACGATTCGTCCAACGCCTATGCCTTACGAACCCTGCTTGAAAAATGCGGGCACGAAACCGTCATCGCCAAAAACGGCAGAGAGGCGCTCGACCTGCTCGAGCAAAACGACTTCGACATGATTCTGATGGATATCCAGATGCCGGTCATGGATGGCATCGAGGCCACGAAGACGATCAGATCCTCTGTCAGGCTGGGGACGAAGAGAGACATC from Deltaproteobacteria bacterium HGW-Deltaproteobacteria-18 encodes:
- a CDS encoding response regulator yields the protein MKSMHVHPIAILLVEDNEGDARLAMEAMRESKIRNTLHHVRDGEEAMAFLRREGKFADAPRPDLVLLDLNLPRKDGREVLAEIKADDALKRVPVVILTVSSDEEDIFKAYGLHANCFITKPLDFQQFVKVVKSIEDFWLSIVKLPDGIKPR